AGCCAGGTCTGATAGCGGAAGGCAGGCGCCCAGTGGGGGGACCTTACTCGGGGGTTAGTCTGGAGTTGGCGGCGATGTTGCCTTCCGAGGCCCCCCGGCTGGAGATGCCAAGAGGGAATGCTTCCATGCTCTCCTACCTTGGGGAAAAGCGACGCCATTTCCGTGACGGCGGCGTGGATCTTCTCCGAACAGGGGACGAAGCTGCTGGGGTAAGAGAGGCAGAATGAGGCCCGGATGCAAGAGATGGAACGTGGAGGCACGAGCCCTGCGCCAGGACTCCAACATCAAGGAAAGAAAGGTCTCGCCCCTCACAAACTCCCGAGAGCCCTCCCCTCCTCAGCCTTTCCgatacattggactacaactctcagcattcctagtCGGCCGCAGCCCGGCccctagggtggattcctgcactgagcagggggttggactcggtggccttctaggccccttccaactctactattctatgattctatgatgccccAGGAACCGGCTGGGATGTCCAGACAGTGGTCTTGGGGAGGAGGGTGGGTGTCCTTCCGCCTTTTCATTGCCTGCTGCTCAACTGTGGGCTGGGAGCAAacgcctgcctgaaactctggagatgaGCTTTCGCCCGATCTGGGCACCTCCTTCGTTCAGAGGTGATCTGTTCAGAACAGAGTCTCATACAGAGAGGCAGACGTTCTGGGCAGTTTCTGGAGCCTCCTTGCTGCCCGAGAGCGACTGAATCACGGAGAAGAGACGCGCCGGAATGCTGAACCCCTGTTCCCGGGGAGACTGGCCAGAAAGAAGGCAGGACTCTCACGGCGGGTCACACGAGGGGATGCAGCAGCCATACGCTTAATTCCTCACGGTGTGTGAGCGGGATTGCCTGGGGCCTTTCCCCCCAGCGGCTGCTGCCTCCCGCAGGCTCCTTTTGCTCCAGCACCCGTTCCCCTCCTGGGAAGACCCTGGAACCTGGGGGTGGGATGGGCGGCCGCAGGGGGGATCCATCCTGACCTGTCGTGCTTGAACTCTTGGGCGGCCCGGAGGAGTTCCTGGATGTTCTTGGTAACCTGCTCCGTCTTGAGGATAACATCCTCGGTGCTGGGCAGCCCTGGATCGAGGTCCCCTTCCAGTGGTTCAGGTTCCGGGTGCGAATCGTCATCCTTGGCTAGGTCCAGGAAGCGTTTCCCATCCATGCTGCTAGAGGGGCAATGAAAAGGAGACAGAGACGTTGCTCTCCTGAAGCCACGCCCACCGCCCTTTGCGGCCTCCCCCAACttaagtgccctccagatgtcttggactacaactcctatcactccCAGCCCATACGGCCAACACATTagaagggcaccagcttggagaaggctggtgtattCAATGGCACGTCAGATTTTGTATTTAAATCTCagctttttgtttaaaaataatgcaagttcctagtcctcatgaCCAGAGGAAGAAGAGACGTGAAACATTCCATGAAAACCGCAGAATCCACACAAGTTGCCAAGCAAGGTTTCCAGCAGCCTGCAGAACTCTGTGCCGCCACCCCCAAGACCGGCGCGGAACCCAAGTATACGAAGTTGCCCCAATGGCATCATTAAGGCAGGTCGCAGGTAACCCTGCAATCCTGCCGACACGCCTCCCCTTACCTAAGTGGCAAATCCCCTCCCTGCGTGTTGTCATAATCGCTGTCGGTGCCGCTGCCATGTCGGTCGAGTTTTCCAGTCTACAAGGGTAAGAAGAACGGGAGAAAGTCAGGTACAGGATACTTGGCTGGGAAGAAGCCAACACGGTACAGCAgtcagagcactggactagacctgggttcaaatccccccaCTCAGCTGCGAAGATGACTGACCTGTGTACAGTCCATATCTCGCattctaacctacctcatagggttgttgtgaagctaaaaggaaagggggcactttatttatttgccaCCTGGAGCTGTTTCCCAGCATAATCCAAACCAGTCCCCAGcgtagggcagcctttcccaaacgtTCAATTTGCAATGCTTCCCTCGTCCCAAATTAAAATTGGAGGCGTGCTTGTCTCTCTTGTGCCCTCAAACTGTTGGCTTTTAGAGAGCAGGCAAGCCCATAAACAAAAAGCAACCTTCCTCCATCATGGCTGCCTCATGATGGGAAGCCGGTAAACCCCAGAACAGGGACTcgcagagagagagatagagagagactATGGACAGCCACTTGAATTCTGCCGTGGGATCAGTGGTGGAAGGATCAAGAGATGTATAGGGAACTCTTCCACTTGTGCCTCCCACCGGTCGAGGCAAAGCCAGAACAGAGAGTCGTCCAGAGAAGCAATGGGAAGCCTCCTCTATGGGAAGCCTTGGACGCTCACAACCTTAAAACGCACTTGGAGTTTTGCAGTAAACTAGGGCGCTCCAGAACTCCCATACTTGAGGAGGTGATTCCAATGGACTACAACCCCACAGCTGTCAAcgttctctcctttcccccctccccaaaatgtgccCACCCCAGCTGCCGGAAATATATCAATTCACCATGTGACGTCCGCTCTCCGGTGGGCACGACACAAGCGGAGAAGACGGTGGGAAAGGCATCGACGAGACAGAGCCGCCCTTCCGGATCTGAAAAGCCAGAGGGACAAGCTGAGTGGGAAGGCAGGCGttgcgggggagagggggaagcggGGTCTCCCAAGAAACTAGGGCGCACGGGGaccagagagggggagagggggaagcggGGGTCTCCCGAGAAACTAGGGCGCACGGGGACcaaagagggggagagggggaagcggGGTCTCCCAAGAAACTAGGGCGCACGGGGaccagagagggggagagggggaagcggGGTCTCCCGAGAAACTAGGGCACACGGGGaccagagagggggagagggggaagcggGGTCTCCCGAGAAACTAGGGCGCACGGGGACCTGAGAGGGACCGGAGCCCTGCAGAGTCTCCCGACAGGCTAAGGTCAGCTCAGCAGGCGCCTGGGAGAAAGACAcgttggggaggggaagagaaatcgCTGCCCCAGCCAACCCATTTTTCTGCCCCACACTTGAATTCCGCTTACTCGGTAGGAGCTGGCTTGATTGTGAATGGAATAGAGGGAATcatcatccatgtcctgcttggcaTAAGAAAAAGGGGTAAGGGGGCGTCCCCTGGTGCATCATGACCCAGACCTCCTGCCGAACGCCAAAAGCAGGGCCTATTGTACTATGCTCTGTGGACTCACACGCCCCCGACTTTGCCCCCACAAGCACGGCTTCAAAATCGATGCAAGGAGGGGACGCTAGGATCAGCTCAGGTCAAGTGCAAGCCCCGTCCCCCCTTGCATTGCTGTTCAAAACCCCCAACACAGTCATCCTATCCTCCACAGAGACGGCTCACGCTTAAAAACCAAgccagggaaagaaagaagaagacccCTCTCGAGCGCTTGGCCCGCTGGCCTTCGGCACTCACCCCGGGGTGCAGCGGCTGCAGGCGGCTGACCAGGTCGTCCACTGGCTGCTGCCCGAAGGGCTTGAGTCCGCTGGCGCCCGGCTCGTACATGGAAAAGGCGTGGCGGTCGCGCCGGTGGGATCCGGCGGCCGTGGAGGCACCGTGGCTGTGCTCGGGGCGCTCGCTCGGGGGCGGGGCCATGGGGTGGGCAGGCCCCGCCTGCTGGCGGATCTGCATGTTCTCCGACTGCAGCTTGTGGATCTGAAGGGGGAGAAGGACGCTCGGGATCGCTCaaaggcgggggcggggggagggagggagggaggggatctGGCGTTTTGTTCCCCAGAAACCCATAGCAGGAACATCGTGTTGTTTGTGGAAAGGGCTGTGGGGCTTAGTGGGATCCGGAGCACACGATGTTGGGGAAAGCGCGTATCTAATATGGCAGCAGAGCCAAGGAAACCAGCAGGGCCCTGGCTGCAGCAGCCCCACCCCGCATCACGGCACTTGCCTCTCTCTGCAGCCGCCGCAGCTCATCGCTCAAGCTGTTGTTCACCTTCATCAGCTGCTGCACTTTCGCTTCCGAGGCGGCCAGCGCCTTCTTCACCTCCAAGTACTCCTGCAGTGTGATGGGCCCATCCGAGAGGTCCGAAGAGTCcatgctctttggggggggggggagaaaaaagcccATGAGACGTGGCCGTTTCCAGGGTCAGCACGGGTGCACTCCTCACCCTGTGTGGAGTCTTAAGcgatgccccaccccaccctgcttccAAGGAGGGTCAGCAACTAGCAGAACGCCTCCCCCGCAAAAGACACCAACTGCTTGGGTGCTAAACGGCCGGTGACACTGCATTGCCAGGGAAGCAAAAAGGGCATTTGGGGGACGAACGTCACCCTCTACTGTGACCGGTGGAGCTCTCTGATGTGGAGAAGGATAAACGTCCCGTACCAATTTGAATTAACAAAAACGTTTTGGAGGCTAAAACTTTAAAGCGGTGGCTAGACTCTCAGGTGGTCTAATCTGGGCCTCTGAGCTTCCCCAAAGGGTCACGTCCCTTCCCCTGATCTTACCACCTTCCCATGAAACCGGCTAGGTGATGTCTCAGATTTTGCGTAGTTCCCCGCTATCCTAAAAAGATGGAATGCCTCCCACCTCCGCGTTACTGGCAGCGAACACTTGACGCTCCAATAGGTTGGGACTTTGGCCCTGCTCCTTTGGCCCCACGCTTTTTTGCCCCACCCCCGGAATGCATCCCGCAAGACCGTTCCCCAAAACGGAACCCACCCCTTGGTTTCAAAGATGTCTGACACCCCAGTTCTAAATCGTTATCCGTACAGCGAGGGACAAGCTCTCCTTCCTGCCCCCCTCAACACCCTCCAGGAGGCCTCACCCGGGCACGGTTGTTGCGACCGGCGTTGGCGCTGCGCAGCGGCTCCTGGTCCGTGTCCTCGTCCGAGGCAACGCTGTCGTAGTCGTGCTGGTCGTCGAGGTCACTCGGGCCGTGGAGAGAGGAGTCCAGAGCCTCTGCGACGAAGACGGAGGAGTTACAAAGGAGGGCGGGGCAGGAGGAAGGCTCCGAGGGTGGGAGGTTGACCCCACGGGAAGAGACGAATCCCCCCTAACTTCTCGCGCTCTTACCTGTGGGGCTGGTGAGGCCTTTGCCCTGCTGCCGGCGCTTTGCCTCGCTTAAGATATCGATGATGAGAGTGGCGAATTCCCGGGCGTTAAAGCGAGCGAGTTTCTGGCGCCCCTGGGAGAAAGAGGTAAAGGGACCGGGCATGGCAAAACCCAAAACGGAGGCCGCACCGTAATCAGCCCagggccaatggaggctggtggctctgatgccagtgaaGCGGTGGTTTCcattggaaccagtcagaactccaaaggagctgtccaaggtgcagaCTTTGactatagagttctgactggatctgactgaaacccaaagcagattcaccgcttcactgacatcggaaccagcAGTTTTCACTGCCCAGGATTCGTTCCGAATGTCAGGATGCAAAACTTCGGAAGTGATATTAAAGACAAGagcgcctctgagcatgtgccgaGCGCCACTCCCTCAGAGATGTCCAGGCTCGACACTCGGCTCAGGGAGAATCCGTGGAAACCGTCACAAGCAAGACCTCAGACCCACGAGTCAACATCTGACAACATGATCAAGTCCCAAAACCCAAGGGGGAAATCGATGAAAAATCGCTCTGAGCGGACACAGAAGACATTCCCGTAACCACAGAGTATTGCCGGCCCTCCCTTAAATGGATCTAGAAAGGAATGCGCCAGGGATTCCAGGTCAGAAGACATGGGTTCAAGGGGAAAACGTAAGCCCTGGCGTCTTCCTCCGCATCCACCCCCCTACTCTAGAATTAAGCTCTGCTTGGTTGGCATCAGCCAGACAGAAGTAAATAGGGCAGCCGAGGGTGGATCAGGGCCACCCCTTCCCCCATTACCTGATTGCGTGTTGCTGAGTATTCGGGGTTTACCGGAAGAAAGGGAACTGCGCTGCGCTCCGTCACCAAAGTGCTGTGGTTCTGTGTTGTGAGCCAGACTTttggggcgggagagagagaaggggaggcaaAAAGTTACTGTCAGCAAACAGTCGGCCTCCGCCCACCCCACATACATGCACAGATCTGCAGAGGCCCCGGCCGTCTCAGTTCAAGCCCCTTCTCCCCACTCCTGCCCCCCAGGTGCGGGAACCGGGGTGCAGACTGTCAGAGCGCAAAAGGCCGCGTCGAGGGGAAGGCTAGAACACAGATATAACCATTTATTCATGCCGTCGCAGTCCAAATAGTCTTTGCTGTTGGGGGCACTGGTGAAATCAACACGAGGCGATTCCCCACATGCCCAGTTACAAAGCGAGTCCACGGGAAACGCATGTTGCTTGATTTCACCAGGGCCCCCGATTAAGAGTGGTCGGAACACAGGGGACTCAACGAATTGCGTTTCCGTGCCCGTCCCAAGGGTTTGCTTCTCCCGTCCTTGCATCAGTGCCTCCCGGCTTTGGAAGGGCAATTTCCCCCGAAAGAGATGGGGCAACCCGGCCCCATAAGCAGTGAGATATCTCAAAGAAACGGCAGGCCCCTACGCCTGTCCCAGAACCACCTACAaacctctctcctttccttttcctgcctcaAAACTAACCTTTCTCCTGGAACCCTGCACATACTGTtggatgcccatcagccccagccagcatggcccacagAGAccatgggatctgtagtccagcAACAGCCGAGGGCCGGCAggccccacctccctccctgctgGAACCTGAATGCTTGATCCCTACGTCTGAGAAACTGCGTTCGACGGCAGCCGTCGCGCTCGTCCCTCTGTTCCCTTCTTTTTCTGCAGTTTACACCGTTGTAAGAATCCAGGGGGCATGATCCTCACGAAGGGAGTGCCTGCGGTTCCCTCACTCCCTTACCATGACAGTCAAAACATTGGCATACACAAATAAATGAGGGGCGGTGCTGGGAACCAGCCATACAGAACCATTTTTCCATGGAATAATTTCCCCTGCCCAACCAATGACCGAAACCTATTAATTTCCAAACCAGAGTTCTGCAAGCAGAACATCAGAGGCGGATAAAGACCCACGCTCGGAGAAGGCTATAATCCAAGTCTCATCCTCCATCCCTCCACCTCCACACAGCTTTGGCCAAGTCACTCGCTCTGACATCCCTATGAGCCGCCTCGCAGGGTCAGCGTAGCAAGGAAGCACCACGGCAGCCACGAAGTTGCAACTAAAAACTCTGCAGCGTTGCCTTGCAACTCAAGGCTGCACGTCGGAAGCAGAAAGCCGATGGGGAAGTGGCTTCTAAGTAAACCGGCTTAGGACACGGCCTCGTGCGGATCATTCCCCAAACCGAAACCGGTAGAAGCGTTTGTGTTGCAATCGATCAACAACAACGCCGTTATGCTGAAAGGCATCCGGTATTTCTGCTTCTCCTCAAACAACAGGCAAGAGTCCAACTCATCTCACCCCGCTCCGgatcgctctctctctcgctcgctcgctgggCGCAGCTCAAAAACGACTCTGTGCAGCcgaacaaacttttaaaaagtccCCGAGGGGGTTGCGGGGGGAGAAATCGGCGTGCAAGAGGGAAACGGTTGCTCCAGAGTAACACGGAAGGGggagcccccccccaaacacagccAGAAAGGGAGAGCGATGCCCAAACTGGGATTTCTGGGCTGCGGGTAAACCTCTCCGTGCCCCAGAAATCATGCCGGGATTTGGGGGGAAGCGGCCGCAGCCTAAAACTCAGACAGACTCCGCTCTCCCTTCACCGGGCACGTTTGGACCGACGCGCGCTCGCCCCCGCACGCCCCCCAAGCCCGCGCCTTCCTTACCAAGCCCCCGCTCAGCCCCACGCCGGCACAACTTCCAGAGAGGGGAACGGAGTCTGGAGCAAGCCGCACCCTCCCTCGAAAGGAGATTTATTCCGGCTGGGCCGTGGCGGAGCTGGCGAAAGGCCACGGATGCGGCTGGCCAGGAATGAAgggaagggatggggggggggacgagGCCCGCTCTGGGGTGGCCGGGAGAGACAGGGAGGTGGCAGCGTTCCCACAGAACCACGGCCCGGGCTCTTCGCCCCTGCGCTTTTGGGGGAAAGCGGGGGGGGGTGCGTGTAGGCTGTGCTACAGTGCAGAACTGAGCACGCCGGTAAATGtcagccccaccccgccccagccCGATGAAGCCCACCTTTCTATAGTCTCACGCAAAGCTTGCTATGACTCAGCCCTGGGCCTAGCTGGGCACTGGCCCAGCAAACACTGCCAGCCCAACTCCCGGGTGAGCAATGAGATTCTCCAGAGCGGCCGAGAACAACTGGCAAAGCGGTTCAAAGCCCTCTCTCTTTGCACGAGGGCGTGCGGGGACATTTCGCCTGccaatctggggtgggtgggagagcttCTTTCAAGCCATCCATCCAGTTTTGACAGGACAGCTTGCATGGGGAGTTTACCctgattttattctcacaacaaccctgtaaggtagctcaggccagagaaagagagagagagagagaccaactgGGCCCAGGTGAGTTTTGTgggtgagcaggaatttgaacccgggtctctccATTCCACCAAGACACTGTCTGTGGCATCAACCTGGTATTATTTGTCATCTGAACACCAGCCCTCCCCCACCTGACTAGCTTTGaaccaaataaaaacaattgcatttgcaaaaatgcacccAAGCCGAAATTCGACACACTGAACCCACAGATCATTTACAAtcattgacacacacacattgacacacacacccaaatgcaACCCACCCTCACCTAGACTGGAGAAGGTGGGGATGTCTGACATACTTGGATTTTGCATCGGAtacaggcgcaatcctatgtgtgtttagacagaaaaacgtcctacaatccAATGCATCTTTAGACAAAAAAATGTtctacactcctatgcatgtttcgacagaaaaaaagtccgTCAATTCCCAGcgttccctagccagccatgctgggaattgtaggactcatgtctgtctaaacatgcatataggattatgccctaagtgTCATGCCTTATTTAGACATTTATACTTCACCTTGCTACGATGAAAATCGAACTCAAGGCGgcttataaataaaaaaaatgaaatataaaactgCAACCATTTTTGGAAAAGGCCCACCCTAACAATAAAATGATcctaacaaataaaattaaaaacgcACCATAAGCAGATAATATCAACAGAACTAAAATAAATAAGCCTTCCCCAATTCTCCAGATGTgccagactgcaattcccatcattcccagtcagcatggcaaaTGGCAGGGGAGATGGGCtgtgtagtccaactcatctgcaggctatcatgctgggagaggctgcATTATGGCTACAGTGCAGTTTTTACCAACtcaaatgtcttggactacaactcccatcatctctgacttagctatggtggctaggaatgctgggagttgcagtccaacaaatctggaagccaccagatcAGTATGTTGGAATCAGAGCAGAATATAGGAGTCCTTAAAAGGTCATCTAGCCTCACCTCGTAACCAACACCAACCAACAACCAGCTACAATTCAGCTACCCTTGCAGAGCAAAGATCTCCAGGTGAGCCAGGTCATGCCGAAGCCCAAAGCCCTTCTCTGAAAAAACTCAATTCCTCTTGGCATAAACCCAGATGACGTCTGTCCGTCCATCTGTCCCGTTTTAAGTTTGCCTAGGTTCAACATGCTTTGGAATTTTAAATCCACAATCCAGGCTGCACATTAAGAGTAGAATTCAACAAGCCAAAATGCCTCCACAAGTTTCTAGCCCCCAGTGGGTGCAGACACGGGCTCGGAAACAAGCAGATGATAGacattggagttggcagagatggcaaaacttacagcaatcATGAGAGATAAAACAGCAGCCACGTTCACATCTGAAAGGAAATCTCTGACAGAATTTTTGCAGAGAAAGTGATgtgtttgtctgtggattcagtgtatgagatatagtcaacttagaagacagaaaagaatttgattgTCGTAAATGTAATTAAACAAGGAGAGGATATAATTCACATTTGGGATGTGTAGAGAACCGAAAATACAccttaacctttgtgtgtgttttcctttttttttctttttcttttttccgctgctcttccttttttccctttttccctGGATGTAATGTTTCTATGTatttatgtcatgtatgtttgcagaacaataaaaattattattattattattattattattattattattattaatattaataataataataataataatgaaataaacgGATGATAAGTCGTGGTGGGATCTCGAAAAACCAGAGCAGGTTTCCAaccttctgtaaaccgcccagagagccctggctatgggagcggcatataagtgcaataaataaaataaataaaaccttggtGGGCAGGGAAGAGAGAGACTGGGTGCACAGTGCCACCAAGAGGCTGACAGAGGAATCACAGGTAGAGACGTTGGTGGAGAATGCGGGTGAGGGGGGATGTTACCTGCCCCTCATCCTTACACTTTCAGAGGGGCAAATGTTGGAAGATTAGATTTTTTAAGAAAATATACTGAAACCAGACATTGGGGGTcaccaggggaaaaaaacccagtaaGGCCCCCAAATCACCCACCACctacccccctccttccccccctgccATTCACCTGCATCGTTTTCGCGGCGGTCCACCTCGTCGTACACATCCATGGCTAGCTCCTCAAAGAGACGGTTGCTGAGCTATTGGGGGCGAGAGAGTCAGTTCAGCAGCAGAACGTGGTGCAGGAACTGGGGCGCTGCGGGGTCGGCCCAAGGCGGTACTGTTATTTGGGAGCCTAATGGCCGCAACGGGTCACTTAGGGGCGCTGGGTCTCTTAATCCACCGCTACTTTCGCCATTCCCCAACTTTTGTGTGGCTTGTTCTCCTTTCTAAAGCCGATTTTAGATTAAGGTCTAGTTAGCCTTAatctaaaacatgctggtatttttggtacttTATCCCCGCCCtctttgcctctggccccgcccATCAATGcaatgcgccccccccccacgagAGCCTCTCCTTGAATTCAGCCCATGGCGTAAGGGATGTGCAGCTCACTGCCTCCCCCAAACCCTGCGCCGTCCTTCCAATTTCTCCTTCACTGTACTTATACAGTCAAGCTCTACCTAGACTAGACCACTCAATAGCGGACAGGGCACGGCACAGGGGCAAATCCCCACAAACAACTAGCTCCGtgtctccccccacaaaaaatgccgtgttccagaagaagaaacctggCGGGGGGGGGCGCGCGCGTTGAACTTACCGCCTGCAATTTCTTCTTGGCTGCCTTTGCTAGCTCAGAGAGGTCCAAGCtgcaagaggagagagagaacccCGTCAACCCCTGTCCCATGAGAAATTAGCCTAAGGGAGGGCATCCGtatctaccccccaccccaccttcccagccccAATCCTGCACAGCACCCAGCTCCGTTCGGATTTGCAGGACGCCCTAATGAGGAAGCGGCAACCGCGAGGTTATTATTTGGGGGTTGGGTCTGTGTGTGATAGGCGTCGGAAGGAATGTCACCAGCCGACAGAGGGGCCGAGGCGAGAGATACGGGAGGGGAACCAGGAGATCAAAGGCGAGGAAGGGGGGAAGCATTTTCAAAAAGGAAAACAGACTTTCTGAACGCATCCCCCAGGAGACGGTGGTCACCAAACGATTCATTAATCCCCTTTTTGTGCTCAACAATCCACGCCCCTGCCAAaacacgcgcgtgcacacacacacacacacacaggcatgtcATATTTCCCacggaaagtggggggggggatggcacgGGCCATGGCGGTCGCATGCGGTTGAGTGTCGAACCCCTCGGTACCTTTGAGACATGCATTTTGGGTGCACTCTGAACTCCAGATAGGCAGCGGGGAAAGAAAAGGACAAACAAGGATGTtaaaaaatagtgtgtgtgtccCCAACTCCCACTAGAAAAGCCCGGGGTGTCTGCAAGTGGCAGCTGGATTAGGGGGTTGAAATGCTCTCCTCTCCCAATAAGTACCGGGGCTCAACCTGCCTTAATCCGATCTTCTTGCCTGCAACCCCCGGGGGCTTTTCTGAATTTTATTCTGCCCTCAGCTGAAAGAACTTCAGCATCCCCTGATCTATGGTTTCTAAAgccgccttcctcaacctgtgctCTCCTGAtgcgttgggactacaactcccagcagcccctaaTGTAGGCTTAATAAGTTATCTGAAAGCAGAACTGGGCAGACGTTGGGTTCACGGAATCAACTGGACCTGGGTGCAAAAACAGCACCTCACAACAGCTAAGGAAGGCGGGCATTGAACTGAGGGACAAGGGTtcctctgagcatatgctcagcccAAGAATGTACTTTCAAGGCCAGAAGGGGAGCAAACACAAAAATCTATTCCCCCACACCTGCCCGCCGAGTGCTTTTTTGATTTCAGCAGCCAAATTTAGGAGAAATCTACAGAGTCCCTTAGGGTAAGGTAAACTTTGATATATAGGACTTTACTATTTTGTATTATTTTAGCAGTGAAATACCGGGATATCTACCCTTTTCTAATGTTGAAGAAGCAGCTTATGAGAAACACTGGTACATATGTAATCCCTACAATAGCCACAAGGTGGCAGCAATTACGCCCTCTATGGGATATAAAAAGAGGGCAGATTTTGGGGGAAGAGGTAGGAGAATACCTCACCTGTCAGCCATCTGCGGGATGATGTAATGCCCATTCTTGTGGTCTGCGTGGAAAGACAGAAACGGTTAAGCAATCTAGCCAGCGCCTCCACCGAATCCAACTAACACCCCCTTAGACAGATGCACCATCATTTCCAAATATAGACCGGATAAAAAAACAGCCGGGTTCACTTTctcgcacgcacacgcacatgcacactcaCGCGTCAATGCACTGCGCTGTGGCAAAAATTTAGAATTGTTaggaaaagaacagaagaacagcagGTGTTGTTATAAATAAGGAAATAGCAGTAACACCATTGGTTAAGGGCGCAATTCTGTGgatgttttgacagataaaagtcctacaactcccagcatgtccagccagcatggctggctaaggcatgctgggacttgtaaatttccccccgccccccgcctaaacatacacaggattgtaggacatttccctatctaaacatgcataggattgtaggagcgattccagtttaaacatgcatgagattgtaggacttttttttctgtctaaacatgcatgggattgtgccctcagTCGCCTTGAGTATCTGTGAGAAAACGGGGGAAGCCTCCAAAGAGAAATTAACCTACAATGACACACTTGTACTTACAATATTATCTCacccacaaacacacccacacccaaatgaTATTATATAACTGGAGAAGGTTCAACAGGGCAAACTTAGAAGGTTCACCTTTTTCATGAAGGTAGCCTTGTAAAAGCCAGgcttttatttaattcatttatttatttatgttgatGCAAATGTAATATACCGATATATATAATTTTGGCACAGCTTTCAAAAACCACTCCCTTTAATAGCTAACGGAGGTGGTGCGTGCCGAAAGAATTGTAGCTGAAACGGGGTCACTGAAAAACAAGCCGGGGAACCGCCAACGACTCGTGCACCCGTGCGTCTCAGACCCGTGCACACGCGGACCCCTTCCGG
Above is a genomic segment from Elgaria multicarinata webbii isolate HBS135686 ecotype San Diego chromosome 22, rElgMul1.1.pri, whole genome shotgun sequence containing:
- the GIT1 gene encoding ARF GTPase-activating protein GIT1 isoform X4, producing MARKVPRAEVCADCSAPDPGWASINRGVLVCDECCSVHRSLGRHISIVKHLRHSPWYATLLQMVHTLASNGANSIWEHSLLDPAQVQSGRRKANPQDKVHPTKSEFIRAKYQMLAFVHKLPCRDDDGVTAKDLSKQLHSSVRTGNLETCLRLLSLGAQANFFHPEKGTTPLHVAAKAGQTLQAELLVVYGADPGAPDVNGRTPIDYARQASQHELAERLVECQYELTDRLAFYLCGRKPDHKNGHYIIPQMADSLDLSELAKAAKKKLQALSNRLFEELAMDVYDEVDRRENDAVWLTTQNHSTLVTERSAVPFLPVNPEYSATRNQGRQKLARFNAREFATLIIDILSEAKRRQQGKGLTSPTEALDSSLHGPSDLDDQHDYDSVASDEDTDQEPLRSANAGRNNRARSMDSSDLSDGPITLQEYLEVKKALAASEAKVQQLMKVNNSLSDELRRLQREIHKLQSENMQIRQQAGPAHPMAPPPSERPEHSHGASTAAGSHRRDRHAFSMYEPGASGLKPFGQQPVDDLVSRLQPLHPGDMDDDSLYSIHNQASSYRIRKGGSVSSMPFPPSSPLVSCPPESGRHMTGKLDRHGSGTDSDYDNTQGGDLPLSMDGKRFLDLAKDDDSHPEPEPLEGDLDPGLPSTEDVILKTEQVTKNIQELLRAAQEFKHDSFVPCSEKIHAAVTEMASLFPKKPALETVRSSLRLLNASAYRLQSECRKTVPPEPGAPVDYQLLTQQVIQCAYDIAKAAKQLVTITTREKKQ
- the GIT1 gene encoding ARF GTPase-activating protein GIT1 isoform X2, which gives rise to MARKVPRAEVCADCSAPDPGWASINRGVLVCDECCSVHRSLGRHISIVKHLRHSPWYATLLQMVHTLASNGANSIWEHSLLDPAQVQSGRRKANPQDKVHPTKSEFIRAKYQMLAFVHKLPCRDDDGVTAKDLSKQLHSSVRTGNLETCLRLLSLGAQANFFHPEKGTTPLHVAAKAGQTLQAELLVVYGADPGAPDVNGRTPIDYARQASQHELAERLVECQYELTDRLAFYLCGRKPDHKNGHYIIPQMADSLDLSELAKAAKKKLQALSNRLFEELAMDVYDEVDRRENDAVWLTTQNHSTLVTERSAVPFLPVNPEYSATRNQGRQKLARFNAREFATLIIDILSEAKRRQQGKGLTSPTEALDSSLHGPSDLDDQHDYDSVASDEDTDQEPLRSANAGRNNRARSMDSSDLSDGPITLQEYLEVKKALAASEAKVQQLMKVNNSLSDELRRLQREIHKLQSENMQIRQQAGPAHPMAPPPSERPEHSHGASTAAGSHRRDRHAFSMYEPGASGLKPFGQQPVDDLVSRLQPLHPGDMDDDSLYSIHNQASSYRIRKGGSVSSMPFPPSSPLVSCPPESGRHMTGKLDRHGSGTDSDYDNTQGGDLPLSSMDGKRFLDLAKDDDSHPEPEPLEGDLDPGLPSTEDVILKTEQVTKNIQELLRAAQEFKHDSFVPCSEKIHAAVTEMASLFPKKPALETVRSSLRLLNASAYRLQSECRKTVPPEPGAPVDYQLLTQQVIQCAYDIAKAAKQLVTITTREKKQ